CAGACGCTCCAGGCCGAGGCCCGTGTCGATGTTCTTGCTGGGAAGCTCGCCGAGGATCTCGAAGTTGTCCTTGCCGATGCCCTCGCCGCGCTCGTACTGCATGAAGACGAGGTTCCAGATCTCCACGTACCGCTCGTCGTTGACGGCGGGGCCGCCCTCGACGCCGAAGTCGGGGCCGCGGTCGTAGTTGATCTCGGAACAGGGGCCACAGGGTCCGGGGACGCCCATGGACCAGTAGTTGTCCTTCATGCCGAGGCGCTGGATGCGCTCCTTGGGCACGCCGATGGTCTCGTGCCAGATGCGCTCGGCCTCGTCGTCGTCCTTGTAGACGGTGATCCAGAGCTTCTCCGGCTCCAGGCCGTAACCACCCTTGTCCTGGGGGCTGGTGAGCAGCTCCCAGGCGTACTTGATGGCGCCTTCCTTGAAGTAGTCGCCGAAGGAGAAGTTGCCGCACATCTGGAAGAACGTGCCGTGCCGCGTGGTCTTGCCGACCTCTTCGATGTCGGGCGTACGCACACACTTCTGCACGCTGGTCGCGCGCGACCACGGCGGCTTGACCTCACCGAGGAAGTACGGCTTGAAGGGGACCATGCCGGCGGGGACCAGGAGCAGAGTCGGGTCGTCCGCGATGAGCGACGCCGAAGGGACGACGGTGTGCCCGCGCTCCTCGTAGAAGCTCAGCCAGCGGCGGCGAATCTCGGCCGACTCCATCAGTGGTCCTCATTCCGGTTGTGCGAGTACGTCGTCCTGTCGTTGTCGACGGACTTCGGGTCGGTGCGGTTCTCGATGGCGGCGTAGCGCCGGGGAGCGGGGAGTTCGGGGTCGCTGTTGATGCCCAGGGCCTCCCCCAGCTCCTCCTCCCGCTGGGCCATGTTGTCCCGGACGTCGAGCGCGAAGCCCACCGCTCGGTCCTTGATGCGGTGACCGGTCTCGATGGCCTTGTTCGCCGCGGTCGCGGCGAGGCTCTCGGGGGTCAGCTGCCTCATCTTGCGATTGACCTTGGTGGTGGCCCAGACACCGGCGGCGACGCCGGTGCCGAACCAGAAGGTACGGCGGAACATCCTGGCTCTCAGTCCCTCTTTCCGCGGAGGTTTCGCTTCTCCCGCCGGGAGACCGTGCGGCCCACGATCACGGTACGCCGGGGCTCCCTGGCAGGCATGTCGTCCTTGCGGCCGCTGATCGCCCGGCGCACGCCGTAGCCGAAGGCGGCGACCTTGACGAGGGGGCCGCCGAAGGTGGAGGCGACGGTGGTGGACAGCGCGGAGGCGTTCGACGTGACCTCCTGGACGTCCGAGGCGATGGCGTCGACCCGCTCGATCTGGGTCTGCGCGGAGCGCACGGCGGTGGAGGCGTCGGCCAGCAGCGGGACGGCCTGGTCGGTCACGTCCGCCACGAGTTTGGTGGTCGCCTTGAGCGTCTGGGCCAGCCTCGCCAGGGCGACGGCGAGGAAGGAGACCAGGATCGCCCAGAAGACGGCCACCAGGATCCCGGCAACCTCTCCACCGGACACCTGACACCTGCTCTCATAAACACCTGTAGATAACGGTGCCGAGCCTATCGCGCCGGGGATGGCGCTCCGCACCGGATTACTCCCGGCACGTCCCCGGGGCGCCCACGGCGATTGTACGGAGCGAACACGCTTCAGTACGCTCCGTGTTCCATGCGTAGTCATCAGCCCGACCGCCCCGAGGTGCACGGCAATCTCCCCCTGGAACTCGACGGGTTCGTGGGCCGCCGTGCCGAACTCTCCGGGCTGGCGCGGGCGCTGGACACCTCGCGGCTGGTGACGGTGACGGGACCGGGCGGAATCGGCAAGTCCCGGCTCGCGGCCCGGGTGGCCGGCGGCCGGTGCGCACCGCCCGACGGGGTGTGGCGGGTCGAGCTGTCGGCGGTGCGCGACCCGGAGTTCGTCGACTACGCGGTCGTGGAGGCGCTGGGCCTGACGGACCATACCGCGCGACTGCCGCGCGAGACGCTCCTCGCGCATCTCACCGGACGCCGGCTCCTGCTGGTCCTGGACGGTTTCGAGCACCTGGTGGACGCGTGCGCGGAACTCGTCGTCGAACTGCTCGGACAGGTCCCGGGGCTGGCCGTCCTCGCCGTCGGACGCAGACCTCTGTCCGTGGCCGGGGAGCAGGTGTTCGCGCTGGGGCCGCTGGGCGAGGAAGAGGCCGTGGAGCTGTTCGGGCAACGTGCCGAACGGCAGGGAGTGACAGCCGATCACGATCCGCGCGTACGGGAACTGTGCCGGCGGCTGGACGGCATCCCGCTGGCGGTCGAGCTGGCCGCGGGACGGCTGGGGGCGCTGTCCCCCGCCCAGCTGCTGGAACGGCTCGACGACCGGTTCCGGGTGCTGACGGGCGGCGGCCGGGACGCCCTCCCCCGGCATCGGACGCTGCGCACGGCGATCGGCTGGAGCCACGAACTGTGCACGCCGCAGGAGCGGTTGCTGTGGTCGCGGCTGTCGGTGTTCGCGGGGCAGTTCGACCTGGAGGCGGCCGAGTACGTGTGCAGCGGCGGCGGGCTGCACTCCGACGACGTTCTCGATGTCCTGTCCGCGCTGCTCGCCCAGTCCGTGGTGGCTCGCGCGGCGACCGCGACCGGCGTGCGCTACCGGATGCTCGACACGGTCCGGGCGTACGGCGCGGAGTGGCTGGAGGCGACGGGCGACGCGGGCCGGCTGCGCAGGCGGCACCGCGACTGGTACGTGGGCCTTGCGACCTGGTGCGAACTGGAATGGTTCTCGCCCCGGCAAGACGAGGTGGCCGCCCGGATCGAGGCCGAACTGCCGAATCTGCGCTGCGCCCTGGAGCACTGCCTGACCGAACCGGACGGCGCGGAACTGGGCCAGCACCTCGCGGGCTCCCTCTGGTTCTGCTGGGTCGGCTGTGGCCGGTTGTCGGAGGGGCGGCACTGGCTGGAGCGCAGCGTCGAGCTGGAGCCCGGCACCGAGCACGCCCGGCTGAAGGCGTTGTGGGTCCTCGGCTATGTGGC
This is a stretch of genomic DNA from Streptomyces sp. NBC_00285. It encodes these proteins:
- a CDS encoding DUF948 domain-containing protein yields the protein MSGGEVAGILVAVFWAILVSFLAVALARLAQTLKATTKLVADVTDQAVPLLADASTAVRSAQTQIERVDAIASDVQEVTSNASALSTTVASTFGGPLVKVAAFGYGVRRAISGRKDDMPAREPRRTVIVGRTVSRREKRNLRGKRD
- a CDS encoding ATP-binding protein is translated as MRSHQPDRPEVHGNLPLELDGFVGRRAELSGLARALDTSRLVTVTGPGGIGKSRLAARVAGGRCAPPDGVWRVELSAVRDPEFVDYAVVEALGLTDHTARLPRETLLAHLTGRRLLLVLDGFEHLVDACAELVVELLGQVPGLAVLAVGRRPLSVAGEQVFALGPLGEEEAVELFGQRAERQGVTADHDPRVRELCRRLDGIPLAVELAAGRLGALSPAQLLERLDDRFRVLTGGGRDALPRHRTLRTAIGWSHELCTPQERLLWSRLSVFAGQFDLEAAEYVCSGGGLHSDDVLDVLSALLAQSVVARAATATGVRYRMLDTVRAYGAEWLEATGDAGRLRRRHRDWYVGLATWCELEWFSPRQDEVAARIEAELPNLRCALEHCLTEPDGAELGQHLAGSLWFCWVGCGRLSEGRHWLERSVELEPGTEHARLKALWVLGYVAVLQGDTVPALAALQECRQEAERSANPTAVAYAEHRTGCLALVSDDMPRAETLLRSSQARYQEIGELNSNVLMGQVELAMARAFLGDLPDAVRLCEDVRQVCEDHGERWARSYALYVLAYAAWSEGDPARARALLTDCLACAHAFHDLLGSVLSLELLALVTVTQGDAAEAALLQGAAASLWPSVGLSLFGSAHYNAPHELCEATARERLGDERYEECVRQGARLDREAAVARALGRGGREPGLDALRAPRGPVRHPTAAARTQQPAASPTWKGGETAG